CTCATGAGTCTGGCCCTACGGGAGTTTCAGCAGGAGGTGGACCCAGAGGGGCGGAAGGTTCTGGTGCTGCTTTTGGACAACGCAGGCTGGCACCGGGCCAAAGACCTCCAGGTACCGCCCGGTCTGCTGCTGCTGCACTTACCGCCCTACACCCCCGAGCTCTCCCCGGCAGAGCCGGTGGTGCCTTTGCTGCGGGAAGCGGTGGCCAATGAGAGTTTCCCCAGCTTGGAGGCTTTGCAAGAGCGTCTGGCAGAGCGGTGTGTCTATC
The genomic region above belongs to Meiothermus cerbereus DSM 11376 and contains:
- a CDS encoding transposase, whose amino-acid sequence is LMSLALREFQQEVDPEGRKVLVLLLDNAGWHRAKDLQVPPGLLLLHLPPYTPELSPAEPVVPLLREAVANESFPSLEALQERLAERCVYLQEHPEVIRGVAGFGWIPEE